One window from the genome of Variovorax sp. PAMC26660 encodes:
- a CDS encoding DUF2169 domain-containing protein has protein sequence MQVTKPQALGLSTRPMEYRKRFGLCVTACLHVPFAQGERGALWSEQSMWDFLAQEMAVPLIDEGVAKLTAEFLVHGRAFPSPEQAAACAVRARLGAREKTLLVFGERRWDGAQATAPEPFEQMPIDWAHAYGGADFALNTAGKGRAVRGGAQWLPNVEMPGSRLLRPDHAVPPAGFGALDLMHPQRAQYRGTYDAGYMQAHAPGFPPDLDWRHFNLAPPDQWFEQPLRGDEPFAFDHMHAEQAHIEGRLPGLCARVFAGYRTGGEGSEPKLREVPLRLTTAWFFPHAERAILLFQGLAEVATDDGADVVSLMGAVERLGERRSDAHYADAIARRADPRTGSVHMLHDGDLLPDGLDTFDPAVEAARAAFAMDGLQGEAQYLRAETDVALAREEVRAQGRDPDALGIKMPVREKVPTGAALAPYMERQMKEAERQQWAALEDAVTQAEKALAFAAEHKLPLAALQHRGPPRFSAEGRFDAMRADFSAQGKAVDTVTVYPALVQQEAAERLAYRQSAHAQAPADPMPAAEAQALRGEIGRAAASGMRYFENMDLTGADLSGLDLRGVSFAGAWLESANLSKSNLSGADFSGAVLAHADLRGVVGVGAKFAQANLGGAQLVGAVLDEADLRGVVLSGCLLAGTQLRRAQLAGAQLLDTRWGAADWSGVHAARQVFYKLDLQGLVLAEADLDDCSFIECDLSGCDLRAARLQRGNFVGCKLDGARLAGVQAEGAVFVQGCSLAGADLSGAQLMRCNLGETQLEGARLVQARLDGANLTGARFVRCDLRLASAAGAMLRKAVLRHAVMAGMNLSNAVMHHADLRGADLRRSNLFGADLSRVRLDGDVRFDDAMLKRARTWPRLTPEEQAAP, from the coding sequence ATGCAAGTGACCAAGCCCCAGGCGCTCGGCCTGTCGACCCGGCCGATGGAGTACAGAAAACGCTTCGGCCTGTGCGTGACCGCCTGCCTGCATGTGCCCTTTGCGCAGGGCGAGCGCGGCGCGCTGTGGAGCGAGCAGTCGATGTGGGACTTCCTGGCGCAAGAGATGGCGGTGCCGCTGATCGACGAAGGCGTGGCCAAGCTCACGGCCGAGTTCCTGGTGCACGGCCGCGCGTTCCCATCGCCCGAGCAGGCCGCCGCCTGCGCCGTGCGCGCGCGGCTGGGTGCGCGCGAGAAAACCCTGCTGGTCTTCGGCGAGCGCCGCTGGGACGGCGCGCAGGCCACCGCCCCCGAGCCCTTCGAGCAGATGCCGATCGACTGGGCGCATGCCTACGGCGGCGCGGACTTCGCCCTCAACACCGCGGGCAAGGGCCGTGCGGTACGGGGCGGCGCGCAGTGGCTACCGAACGTCGAGATGCCGGGCAGCCGCTTGCTGCGGCCCGACCATGCGGTGCCGCCGGCAGGCTTCGGCGCGCTCGACCTCATGCATCCGCAGCGCGCGCAATACCGGGGCACCTACGACGCCGGCTACATGCAGGCGCACGCGCCAGGATTTCCGCCCGACCTGGACTGGCGCCACTTCAACCTTGCGCCGCCGGACCAGTGGTTCGAGCAGCCGCTGCGTGGCGACGAGCCCTTTGCCTTCGATCACATGCATGCGGAGCAGGCGCACATCGAAGGCCGCCTGCCAGGCCTTTGCGCGCGCGTGTTCGCGGGCTATCGCACCGGCGGCGAAGGCAGCGAGCCCAAGCTGCGCGAAGTACCGCTGCGGCTGACGACCGCGTGGTTCTTTCCGCATGCCGAGCGCGCCATCCTGCTGTTCCAGGGGCTGGCCGAAGTTGCCACCGACGACGGCGCCGATGTCGTGTCGCTGATGGGCGCGGTCGAGCGGCTCGGCGAGCGCCGCAGCGACGCGCACTATGCGGACGCGATCGCGCGCCGCGCCGATCCGCGCACGGGCAGCGTCCACATGCTGCACGACGGCGACCTGCTGCCCGACGGGCTCGACACCTTCGATCCCGCCGTCGAGGCCGCGCGCGCGGCCTTCGCCATGGACGGCCTGCAAGGCGAGGCGCAATACCTGCGCGCCGAGACCGACGTGGCCCTGGCGCGCGAAGAGGTCCGCGCCCAGGGGCGGGACCCCGACGCCCTCGGCATCAAGATGCCGGTGCGCGAGAAAGTGCCCACCGGTGCGGCGCTCGCGCCCTACATGGAACGCCAGATGAAGGAAGCCGAGCGCCAGCAGTGGGCCGCGCTCGAAGACGCCGTGACGCAGGCGGAAAAGGCGTTGGCGTTCGCGGCCGAGCACAAGCTGCCGCTGGCCGCGCTGCAGCATCGCGGGCCGCCGCGCTTCAGCGCCGAAGGACGCTTCGACGCGATGCGCGCCGATTTCTCTGCGCAGGGCAAGGCGGTGGACACCGTCACCGTCTACCCCGCGCTCGTGCAGCAGGAGGCCGCCGAGCGGCTGGCCTACCGGCAGTCCGCGCATGCGCAGGCACCGGCCGACCCCATGCCGGCGGCCGAGGCGCAAGCGCTGCGCGGCGAGATCGGGCGGGCCGCAGCCAGCGGCATGCGCTACTTCGAGAACATGGACCTCACGGGCGCCGACCTCTCGGGCCTCGATCTGCGCGGCGTGAGTTTCGCGGGCGCCTGGCTGGAGAGCGCCAACCTGTCGAAGTCCAATCTTTCGGGCGCCGACTTCTCGGGCGCCGTGCTCGCGCATGCCGACCTGCGCGGCGTTGTCGGCGTGGGCGCGAAGTTCGCCCAGGCCAACCTCGGCGGCGCGCAATTGGTCGGCGCGGTGCTCGACGAGGCCGATCTGCGCGGCGTCGTGCTGAGCGGCTGCCTGCTCGCCGGCACCCAGTTGCGTCGCGCGCAACTGGCCGGCGCCCAGTTGCTCGACACCCGATGGGGCGCGGCCGACTGGAGCGGCGTGCACGCGGCACGCCAGGTGTTCTACAAGCTCGACCTGCAGGGCCTGGTGCTGGCCGAGGCCGATCTCGACGACTGCAGCTTCATCGAGTGCGACCTGAGCGGCTGCGACCTGCGCGCCGCGCGGCTGCAGCGCGGCAATTTCGTCGGCTGCAAGCTCGACGGCGCGCGACTGGCCGGCGTGCAGGCCGAGGGCGCAGTGTTCGTGCAGGGCTGCAGCCTTGCCGGTGCCGACCTGAGCGGCGCACAGTTGATGCGCTGCAACCTGGGCGAGACCCAGCTCGAAGGCGCGCGGCTCGTGCAGGCGCGGCTCGATGGCGCCAACCTCACCGGCGCACGCTTTGTGCGCTGCGACCTGCGCCTGGCCAGCGCGGCGGGCGCCATGCTGCGCAAGGCTGTGCTGCGCCACGCCGTGATGGCGGGCATG
- the tssH gene encoding type VI secretion system ATPase TssH: MSEISRTALFGKLNSLAYKAIEGATVFCKMRGNPYVELEHWFAQLLQAQDSDLHRVIQHYGLDVSVIAKDMTAALDRLPRGATSISDFSPHIENAIERAWTYATLQFGEAQVRTGYILVGMLKTQSLRNPLFNLSKQFEKIKVEDLADNFPKVCDASPESQMRAQDGTGMGSGAPGEDSGAMAPAAMGKGDALKKFAVDLTEKAKKGEMDPVTGRDEEIRQIVDILMRRRQNNPLLTGEAGVGKTAVVEGFAQRLARGDVPPQLKDVKLLTLDIGLLQAGASMKGEFEQRLRQVIDEVQSSPTPIILFIDEIHTLVGAGGAAGTGDAANLLKPALARGNLRTIGATTWAEYKKYIEKDPALTRRFQVVQVPEPDEVKAILMLRGVASVLEKHHRVQLLDEAIEAAVKLSHRYIPARQLPDKAVSLLDTACARVAVSQHATPPEVEDCMRRIEGLTVEQEIIGREEAIGIDVTKRAAQVSALLAESNVQLEALNLRWKEEKGLVDRLLELRAKLRAGNKPVDAALLPPLPGEGRGGGSGPSNADDGAKAVEPPPQPSPGRGGGETGGGSEDRAVLLAELHELQAKIHAVQGESPLILPSVDEQAVASVVADWTGIPVGRMVKNEVEAVLKLADTLNMRVIGQKHGLEMIARRIQTSRARLDNPQKPIGVFMLCGTSGVGKTETALALAEALYGGEQNIITINMSEFQEAHTVSTLKGAPPGYVGYGEGGILTEAVRRRPYSVVLLDEVEKAHPDVHEIFFQVFDKGWMEDGEGRMIDFKNTIILLTTNAGSELVMSMCRDPELLPDSNALADALKAPLMKVFPPALLGRIVTIPYYPLSPDMMKKIVRLQLGRIKKRVEANHGVPFDYTEAVVDQVVARCQDPESGGRVIDAILTNTVLPTISVEYLQRLASGGEIRRVALDVKDADFTYAFD, encoded by the coding sequence ATGAGTGAAATCAGCCGCACCGCCCTTTTCGGCAAACTCAATTCGCTGGCCTACAAGGCCATCGAAGGCGCGACCGTGTTCTGCAAGATGCGGGGCAATCCGTACGTGGAGCTGGAGCACTGGTTCGCCCAGTTGCTGCAGGCACAAGACTCCGACCTGCACCGCGTGATCCAGCACTACGGCCTGGACGTGTCGGTGATCGCCAAGGACATGACCGCTGCGCTCGACCGCCTGCCGCGCGGTGCTACCTCCATCAGTGACTTCTCGCCGCACATCGAGAACGCCATCGAACGCGCATGGACCTACGCCACGCTGCAGTTCGGCGAGGCGCAGGTGCGCACCGGCTACATCCTGGTCGGCATGCTGAAGACGCAGAGCCTGCGCAACCCGCTCTTCAACCTGTCAAAGCAGTTCGAGAAGATCAAGGTCGAAGACCTGGCCGACAACTTTCCGAAGGTGTGCGACGCCTCGCCCGAATCGCAGATGCGCGCGCAGGACGGCACCGGCATGGGCAGCGGTGCACCCGGCGAAGACTCCGGCGCGATGGCGCCGGCCGCCATGGGCAAGGGCGATGCGCTGAAGAAGTTCGCGGTCGACCTCACCGAGAAGGCGAAGAAGGGCGAGATGGACCCGGTGACCGGGCGCGACGAAGAGATCCGCCAGATCGTCGACATCCTCATGCGCCGTCGCCAGAACAACCCGCTGCTGACCGGCGAGGCCGGCGTGGGCAAGACGGCAGTGGTCGAAGGCTTCGCACAACGCCTGGCGCGCGGCGACGTGCCGCCGCAACTGAAAGACGTGAAGCTGCTCACGCTCGACATCGGCCTGCTGCAGGCCGGCGCGAGCATGAAGGGCGAGTTCGAGCAGCGCCTGCGCCAGGTGATCGACGAGGTGCAGAGTTCGCCCACGCCCATCATTCTTTTCATCGACGAGATCCACACGCTGGTGGGCGCGGGCGGTGCGGCAGGCACCGGCGATGCGGCCAACCTGCTCAAGCCCGCACTGGCGCGCGGCAACCTGCGCACCATCGGTGCCACCACCTGGGCCGAGTACAAGAAGTACATCGAGAAAGACCCGGCGCTCACGCGGCGCTTCCAGGTCGTGCAGGTGCCCGAGCCCGACGAGGTCAAGGCGATCCTGATGCTGCGCGGCGTGGCCAGCGTGCTGGAGAAGCACCACCGCGTTCAGTTGCTCGACGAGGCCATCGAGGCGGCCGTGAAGCTGAGTCACCGCTACATACCCGCGCGGCAGTTGCCCGACAAGGCGGTGAGCCTGCTCGACACGGCGTGCGCGCGCGTGGCCGTGTCGCAGCATGCGACGCCGCCAGAAGTGGAAGACTGCATGCGTCGCATCGAAGGGCTCACGGTCGAGCAGGAGATCATCGGCCGTGAAGAGGCCATCGGCATCGATGTGACCAAGCGTGCGGCACAGGTGTCCGCGTTGCTGGCCGAATCGAATGTGCAGCTAGAAGCGTTGAATTTGCGCTGGAAAGAAGAGAAGGGGCTGGTTGATCGGCTGCTCGAACTGCGCGCGAAGCTGCGGGCGGGCAACAAGCCGGTGGATGCTGCCTTACTCCCTCCCCTTCCGGGGGAGGGCAGGGGTGGGGGCAGCGGCCCATCCAATGCTGACGATGGTGCAAAGGCCGTCGAGCCCCCACCCCAACCCTCCCCCGGAAGGGGAGGGGGAGAGACAGGGGGAGGGAGCGAAGACCGGGCGGTGCTGCTTGCCGAGTTGCATGAGCTGCAAGCGAAGATTCATGCGGTGCAGGGTGAGTCGCCGCTGATCCTGCCCTCCGTCGACGAGCAAGCCGTGGCCTCGGTCGTCGCCGACTGGACCGGCATTCCCGTCGGCCGCATGGTCAAGAACGAAGTCGAGGCGGTGCTCAAGCTTGCCGACACGCTGAACATGCGCGTGATCGGCCAGAAGCACGGCCTCGAGATGATCGCGCGCCGCATCCAGACATCGCGTGCGCGCCTCGACAACCCGCAAAAGCCCATCGGCGTCTTCATGCTCTGCGGCACCTCCGGCGTCGGCAAGACCGAGACCGCGCTCGCGCTGGCCGAGGCGCTGTACGGCGGCGAGCAGAACATCATCACCATCAACATGAGCGAGTTCCAGGAGGCGCACACCGTCTCCACGCTCAAGGGCGCGCCGCCCGGCTATGTGGGCTACGGCGAGGGCGGCATCCTGACCGAAGCGGTGCGTCGTCGCCCGTACAGCGTGGTGCTGCTCGACGAAGTGGAGAAGGCCCACCCTGACGTGCACGAGATCTTCTTCCAGGTCTTCGACAAGGGCTGGATGGAAGACGGCGAGGGCCGCATGATCGATTTCAAGAACACGATCATCCTGTTGACCACCAACGCCGGCAGCGAGCTGGTGATGAGCATGTGCCGCGACCCCGAGCTGCTGCCCGACTCCAACGCACTGGCCGATGCACTGAAGGCACCGCTGATGAAGGTGTTCCCGCCCGCGCTGCTGGGCCGTATCGTCACCATTCCCTATTACCCGCTGTCGCCCGACATGATGAAGAAGATCGTGCGGCTGCAACTGGGCCGCATCAAGAAGCGGGTGGAGGCCAACCATGGCGTGCCTTTCGACTACACGGAAGCGGTGGTCGATCAGGTGGTGGCGCGTTGTCAGGACCCGGAGTCGGGTGGCCGCGTGATCGACGCGATCCTCACCAACACCGTGCTGCCCACGATTTCTGTCGAGTACCTGCAACGTCTGGCTTCGGGTGGAGAAATTCGCCGCGTTGCGCTGGACGTGAAGGACGCCGACTTTACTTACGCGTTTGACTGA
- a CDS encoding type VI secretion system Vgr family protein: protein MADHEFRIESDSPANKDLMFWRIVGHEAFSRPSSYELTVLSTNRAIDPRAILGRAFDVVIEFFDADEGKHERHAQGHAVRFARGAQIGRFFEYRISLRSWFWLLTKRTNSRILQEKPVLEVLDAVFEDSPIKAVKKIKTDGVTGPHALRRYCVQYQESDYRFLSRILEDEGIYYWFDAHTAPGTMMLADVTDMAHAGLPVKGVLDFVTAGASEARFNQIERWTTARQLQSGKYASRDVDYKAIKRLLSTGADMSDNHELADFEVFEYPGGYFNSDDAEAVLAVRADELDTRHEPHWAVTHWPDVAVGHSFTFSGDPDGAGDDDYIIAGCTFAATHPGYEGLGAEIAVQPIRRVLQDALLDDAVNSGCIDAFLAMIDTTPALSDSTRGTSTFLITALSAKQAFRPPRLTPRVTMPGPQSAIVVGAKGKELDVDEMGRVKVHFHWDRYDDREEHGEKSTCWIRVSQPWAGKAWGGYFMPRIKQEVIVDFMNGDPDRPIIVGRVYNDDQPIPYKSPTQSGFKTRSTPGGGPSNYNEIMFEDKKGSELVNIHAERNMSTSVEVDDSLSVGRDQSETVDRDRTALVKRNEKNTVAEIQTNVVGISQSNSIGAGGQKTQVLGFQENIFHAGQKTSVIGFQALVVSANQNVAIGGFQGTVVGANQDVGVVGFQTTSVGADMAYLVTGNTKMQSGGVRNDVTGGKHAIMANQIKLVSNTSVDIMAVGDINATSIGSNTTVLGSNSSGYIGSNSEANLGVTRSTFMGLSMSNALAVDIANFAGVQIENTAAIRLSNVATVNLSQNGIDLDLQTMKIISGGGGGGAAASGGVVGMVAGFAIGGAALVRGLFDINATFEQYQKAKTDLETAAQEARDQGLTNLASRLTRMAAIADRRGTEGGLAMIPIVGGLAMAFDDQFLGGTNASRTADALSKEAAPSTGAGPTVPPAPVIPAVPDMPPLPPPYTPPHGGS from the coding sequence ATGGCCGACCACGAGTTCCGCATCGAAAGCGATTCGCCCGCCAACAAGGACCTGATGTTCTGGCGCATCGTGGGCCACGAGGCGTTCTCGCGGCCGTCGAGCTACGAACTCACGGTCCTGTCGACCAACCGCGCCATCGACCCCCGGGCCATCCTCGGGCGTGCGTTCGATGTGGTCATCGAGTTCTTCGACGCCGACGAAGGCAAGCACGAACGCCACGCCCAGGGCCATGCCGTGCGCTTCGCGCGCGGCGCGCAGATCGGCCGCTTCTTCGAATACCGCATCAGCCTGCGCTCTTGGTTCTGGCTGCTCACCAAACGCACCAACTCGCGCATCCTGCAAGAAAAGCCGGTGCTCGAAGTGCTCGACGCCGTGTTCGAGGACAGCCCGATCAAGGCCGTCAAGAAAATCAAGACCGACGGCGTGACCGGCCCGCACGCGCTTCGCCGCTACTGCGTGCAATACCAGGAGAGCGACTACCGCTTTCTCTCGCGCATCCTCGAGGACGAGGGCATCTACTACTGGTTCGACGCGCACACCGCGCCCGGCACCATGATGCTGGCGGACGTGACCGACATGGCGCACGCCGGCCTGCCCGTGAAGGGCGTGCTCGACTTCGTGACGGCCGGCGCGAGCGAGGCGCGCTTCAACCAGATCGAGCGCTGGACCACCGCGCGCCAGCTTCAGTCGGGCAAGTACGCCTCGCGCGACGTGGACTACAAGGCGATCAAGCGGCTGCTGAGCACCGGTGCCGACATGTCCGACAACCACGAGCTTGCCGACTTCGAGGTCTTCGAATACCCGGGCGGCTACTTCAACTCGGACGACGCCGAGGCCGTGCTGGCCGTGCGCGCCGACGAACTCGACACGCGGCACGAACCGCACTGGGCCGTCACCCACTGGCCGGACGTCGCGGTGGGCCACAGCTTCACCTTCAGCGGTGACCCCGACGGCGCAGGCGACGACGACTACATCATTGCCGGCTGCACCTTCGCCGCCACGCACCCCGGCTACGAGGGCCTGGGCGCGGAGATCGCCGTGCAGCCGATCCGCCGCGTGCTGCAGGACGCGCTGCTCGACGACGCGGTCAACTCCGGCTGCATCGACGCCTTCCTCGCAATGATCGACACCACGCCCGCGCTCAGCGACAGCACGCGCGGCACCAGCACCTTCCTGATCACCGCGCTGTCGGCCAAGCAGGCCTTCCGCCCGCCGCGCCTCACGCCGCGCGTGACCATGCCCGGCCCGCAGAGCGCGATCGTCGTCGGCGCCAAGGGCAAGGAGCTGGACGTGGACGAGATGGGGCGCGTCAAGGTGCACTTCCACTGGGACCGCTACGACGATCGCGAAGAGCACGGCGAAAAGTCGACCTGCTGGATTCGCGTGTCGCAGCCCTGGGCCGGCAAGGCGTGGGGCGGCTACTTCATGCCGCGCATCAAGCAGGAGGTGATCGTCGACTTCATGAACGGCGACCCCGACCGGCCGATCATCGTCGGGCGGGTCTACAACGACGACCAGCCGATCCCCTACAAGTCGCCGACCCAGAGCGGCTTCAAGACACGCTCGACGCCCGGCGGCGGCCCCTCGAACTACAACGAGATCATGTTCGAGGACAAGAAGGGCTCGGAGCTGGTCAACATCCATGCCGAGCGCAACATGTCGACCTCGGTGGAGGTGGACGACTCGCTTTCGGTCGGGCGCGACCAGAGCGAGACGGTGGACCGCGACCGCACCGCGCTGGTCAAGCGCAACGAGAAGAACACGGTGGCCGAGATACAGACCAACGTGGTGGGCATCTCGCAGAGCAACAGCATCGGCGCGGGCGGCCAGAAGACGCAGGTGCTGGGCTTCCAGGAAAACATCTTCCATGCAGGCCAGAAGACCTCGGTGATCGGCTTCCAGGCGCTCGTGGTGTCGGCCAACCAGAACGTGGCCATCGGCGGCTTCCAGGGGACCGTGGTGGGCGCGAACCAGGACGTGGGCGTGGTCGGCTTCCAGACCACCTCGGTGGGCGCCGACATGGCCTACCTTGTCACCGGCAACACCAAGATGCAGAGCGGCGGCGTGCGCAACGACGTCACGGGTGGCAAGCACGCGATCATGGCCAACCAGATCAAGCTGGTGAGCAACACCTCGGTCGACATCATGGCGGTGGGCGACATCAACGCCACCTCCATCGGCTCCAACACCACCGTGCTGGGCTCCAACTCCAGCGGCTACATCGGCTCGAACAGCGAGGCCAACCTGGGCGTCACGCGCTCCACCTTCATGGGGCTGAGCATGAGCAATGCGCTGGCGGTGGACATCGCGAACTTCGCGGGTGTGCAGATCGAGAACACGGCGGCCATCCGGCTCAGCAACGTGGCAACGGTCAACCTGAGCCAGAACGGCATAGACCTCGACCTGCAGACGATGAAGATCATCTCGGGCGGTGGTGGTGGCGGCGCTGCCGCCAGCGGTGGCGTGGTGGGCATGGTCGCGGGTTTCGCGATCGGCGGCGCTGCGCTGGTCAGGGGGCTCTTCGACATCAATGCCACTTTCGAGCAGTACCAGAAGGCCAAGACGGACCTGGAGACGGCCGCGCAGGAAGCGCGCGACCAGGGCCTGACGAACCTCGCCAGCCGGCTGACCCGGATGGCGGCCATCGCGGACCGGCGAGGGACCGAAGGCGGGCTGGCCATGATTCCCATCGTCGGCGGCTTGGCGATGGCGTTCGACGATCAGTTTCTCGGCGGCACCAATGCCAGCCGCACCGCCGATGCCCTGTCGAAAGAAGCCGCACCCTCGACAGGCGCCGGCCCCACCGTGCCGCCCGCGCCCGTCATTCCGGCCGTGCCGGACATGCCCCCGCTCCCACCGCCCTACACGCCACCCCATGGCGGCTCCTGA